The Syngnathus typhle isolate RoL2023-S1 ecotype Sweden linkage group LG16, RoL_Styp_1.0, whole genome shotgun sequence genome includes a region encoding these proteins:
- the LOC133169591 gene encoding SUN domain-containing protein 3-like, whose amino-acid sequence MIRKSSRLELSGYYNSDGQPVISYKETPYRKLWTRSRAQQRPHRVATDNAKEATPLPDSPVEDVRPARRGKGLLRLARNYLIPIFIPALWILCEPLVRQMAGGPAPSNAMAGRGNELLEEVYTAYNELKELLHIRKEDPSWTSIPNYALQSAGARVLCSASSLPYMAKAFRVPFLGLVRVPFLGWRGNVPYVSRARVVIEGKSELNPGDCWAFAGQQGNLTVALSHSVLVTSVTLGHITRSISPTGDIPHAPKEFLVYGLVSLESAAVELGRFKYERIGPVFQNFQISQPKGAGVSTHVTLSVHSNWGDPTYTCLYSFRVHGALAS is encoded by the exons ATGATAAGAAAAAGTTCTCGCCTGGAGTTATCGGGCTATTACAACAGCGACGGTCAGCCCGTCATCTCGTACAAGGAGACGCCATACAG GAAGCTGTGGACACGGAGCCGCGCTCAGCAGCGCCCCCACAGGGTCGCCACGGACAACGCCAAGGAAGCCACCCCGCTGCCTGACTCTCCTGTTGAAGACGTCAGACCGGCACGCAGAGGAAAAGGACTGCTACGCTTGGCACGGAATTACCTCATCCCCATCTTCATCCCTGCACTCTGGATCT TGTGCGAGCCCTTGGTCCGTCAGATGGCGGGCGGCCCCGCTCCCTCCAACGCG ATGGCCGGACGTGGCAACGAGCTCTTGGAGGAGGTTTACACAGCGTACAACGAGCTCAAAGAGCTTCTGCACATACGCAAAGAGGACCCGTCGTGGACCTCCATTCCCAACTACGCACTCCAGTCGGCGG GTGCCCGGGTGCTGTGCAGCGCCTCGTCGCTGCCGTACATGGCGAAAGCGTTCCGCGTGCCCTTCCTGGGCCTGGTGCGCGTGCCCTTCCTGGGCTGGAGGGGAAATGTCCCCTATGTCTCCCGGGCACGAGTGGTCATTGAG GGCAAGTCGGAGCTGAATCCGGGCGACTGCTGGGCCTTCGCCGGCCAGCAAGGCAACCTCACGGTGGCCCTCTCGCACTCGGTGCTGGTCACTAGCGTCACCCTCGGACACATCACCAGAAGCATCTCGCCCACCGGCGACATCCCGCACGCGCCCAAGGAATTCTTAGTCTAT GGTTTGGTGTCTTTGGAGTCGGCGGCCGTGGAACTGGGAAGGTTCAAGTATGAGCGGATTGGGCCCGTGTTCCAAAATTTCCAAATATCG CAGCCCAAAGGCGCCGGTGTGAGCACGCACGTGACGCTGAGCGTGCACAGCAACTGGGGCGACCCCACCTACACGTGCCTCTACAGCTTCAGGGTGCACGGAGCTCTGGCGTCCTGA
- the hikeshi gene encoding protein Hikeshi yields MFGCLVAGRLVQTDAVQVAPDKFVFNLPDYKSVNHVVVFMLGTEPFPACMGGAVYFSFPDAGSGEPVWQLLGFIANDKPSAIFKISGLTEGRGGVHPFGGMSSAAPSVAQVGVSVEPLEQLAQQTPVCGVAVSTADALRHFTQKMLDSLYNFASSFAVTQAQMTPNLSETFVPSSCILKWYDNFQRRMNQNPNFWKN; encoded by the coding sequence ATGTTCGGCTGCTTGGTGGCCGGCCGACTGGTGCAGACCGACGCTGTCCAGGTGGCCCCGGACAAATTCGTCTTCAACCTGCCAGACTACAAGAGCGTAAACCACGTGGTGGTGTTCATGCTGGGCACCGAGCCGTTCCCGGCGTGCATGGGCGGCGCGGTATACTTCTCCTTCCCGGACGCAGGAAGCGGCGAGCCGGTATGGCAGCTGCTCGGCTTTATCGCCAACGATAAGCCCAGCGCCATCTTCAAGATCTCGGGCCTGACGGAGGGCCGGGGCGGGGTACACCCCTTTGGCGGAATGTCCTCAGCCGCTCCCTCCGTGGCGCAGGTCGGCGTGTCGGTGGAGCCGCTGGAGCAGCTGGCGCAGCAGACGCCGGTGTGCGGGGTGGCGGTGTCCACCGCGGACGCGCTGCGGCACTTCACGCAGAAGATGCTGGATAGTTTGTACAACTTCGCGTCGTCGTTCGCCGTGACGCAGGCGCAGATGACGCCCAACCTCAGCGAGACCTTCGTGCCGTCCAGCTGCATCCTTAAATGGTACGACAACTTCCAGAGGCGCATGAACCAGAACCCCAATTTTTGGAAGAACTGA
- the hectd1 gene encoding E3 ubiquitin-protein ligase HECTD1, whose protein sequence is MADVDPDTLLEWLQMGQGDERDMQLIALEQLCMLLLMSDNVDRCFETCPPRTFLPALCKIFLDESAPDNVLEVTARAITYYLDVSAECTRRIVGVDGAIKALCNRLVVVELNNRTSRDLAEQCVKVLELICTRESGAVFEAGGLNCVLSFIRDSGHLVHKDTLHSAMAVVSRLCGKMEPQDTSLETCVESLSSLLKHEDHQVSDGALRCFASLADRFTRRGVDPAPLAKHGLTEELLSRMAAAGGGAAPGPSSACKPGRPLAGAAPSTPDSKLSNQVSTIVSLLSTLCRGSPLVTHDLLRSALLNSMECALGGDERCVLDTMRLVDLLLVLLFEGRKALPKSAAGSSSRIPCLRRLDSSGERSHRQLIDCIRSKDTDALIDAIDTGAFEVNFMDDVGQTLLNWASAFGTQEMVEFLCERGADVNRGQRSSSLHYAACFGRPQVAKTLLRHGANPDLRDEDGKTPLDKARERGHSEVVAILQSPGDWMCPVNKSDDKKKKDVSKEEDEGGEPKGDPEMAPVYLKRLLPVFAQTFQQTMLPSIRKASLALIRKMVHYSGELLLKEVCDGEAGHNLPTVLVEITATVLDQEDDDDGHLLALQIIRDLVDKGGDVFLDQLARLGVINKVSTLAGPTSDDENEDEVKAEKEEEAQEDAREILQGKPYHWRDWSIIRGRDCLYIWSDAAALELSNGSNGWFRFILDGKLATMYSSGSPEGGSDSSESRSEFLEKLQRARSQVKPVTSSQPVLSGLGPAKLTVGNWSLMCLKDGEIAIHNSDGQQATILKEDLPGFVFESNRGTKHSFTAETSLGSEFVTGWTGKRGRKLKSKLEKTKQKVKSMARELYDDHFKAVESMPRGVVVTLRNISTQLESSWELHTNRQCVEGENTWRDLMKTALENLIVVLKDENTISPYEMCSSGLVQALFIVLNSVDVDPKPDRKPLMERINVFKAAFSENEDDESRPAVALIRKLIAVLESIERLPLHLYDTPGSAYNLQILTRRLRFRLERAPGETALIDRTGRMLKMEPLATVESLEQYLLKMVAKQWYDFERSSFVFVRKLREGQTFAFRHQHDFDENGVIYWVGTNAKTAYEWVNPAAYGLVVVTSSEGRNLPYGRLEDILSRDGSALNCHTNDDKNAWFAVDLGLWLIPSAYTLRHARGYGRSALRSWVFQVSKDGQNWSTLYTHVDDCSLNEPGSTATWPLDPSKDDKQGWRHIRIKQMGKNASAQTHYLSLSGLELYGTVTAVCEDQLGKAVKEAEANLRRQRRLFRSQVMKYIVPGARVVRGIDWKWRDQDGNPAGEGTVTGEAHNGWIDVTWDAGGSNSYRMGAEGKFDLKLAPGYDPESAASAPSPKPVSSAVSGPAFGALGPSPTPAAGGGNSASTPSSWSSLVKNNCPDKGGASALSGVGSSSRKGSNSSVCSVASSSDISLSSSLGGRPDKRTEGPLPGCREGSGAIGGAGSEGRRQEAVVVLPSAAEGADGTKDPSDPAAAISMGLVSVSSPDVSSVSESPSKDAPPQRPLCSAANARLSVSSLLAAGAPMSSSASVPNLSSREASLMESFVRRAPNMSRTNATNNMNLSRSSSDNNTNTLGRNVMSAATSPLMGAQSFPNLTTTGTTSTVTMSTSIVTSSNNVATATTGLSVGQMLSNTLTASLTSTSSESDTGQEAEFSLYDFLDSCRANTLLAELEDEEDLPEPDDDDDENEDDNQEDQDYEEVLEEEEYETKGGRRRTWDDDFVLKRQFSALVPAFDPRPGRTNVQQTTDLEIPSPGTPCSEVQEEVECAPSPHLALTLKVAGLGATREVELLLSDYKSTIFFYVQRLLQLSCNGAVKTDKLRRIWEPTYTIMYRELKDADKESDKTDVCEHSVGRSGGPSPGASPSERGGDILACGGEAQAKAGSAHSACSVEDVLQLLRILYIIGGDGTSNARTLQEDADELQFNASPDEFTSKKITTKILQQIEEPLALASGALPDWCERLTSKCPFLIPFETRQLFFTCTAFGASRAIVWLQNRREATMERSRPSTAVRRDDPGDFRVGRLKHERVKVPRGDTMMEWAEAVMQIHADRKSVLEVEFQGEEGTGLGPTLEFYALVAAEFQTTSLGIWLCDDDFPDDESRQVDLGGGLKPPGYYVQRSCGLFPAPFPQDSEELERISKLFRFLGVFLAKCIQDNRLVDLPISQPFFKLLCMGDIKSNMSKLLYSSQGAADLERSPPSDVRSEASTEESRETFSVGSFDDDSKSEFIMDPPKPKPPAWYHGILTWDDFQLVNPHRASFLKEVKDLAVKRRQILTCKILSEDEKNTRLQDLTLLNTLGSGPPLGIEDLGLNFQFCPSSKVHGFSAVDLKPNGDDEMVTVENAEDYVELMFDFCMHMGIQKQMEAFREGFNCVFPMEKLSSFSHKEVQMILCGNQSPSWTSDDIINYTEPKLGYTRDSAGFLRFVRVLCGMSSDERKAFLQFTTGCSTLPPGGLANLHPRLTIVRKVDATDSSYPSVNTCVHYLKLPEYSSEDIMRERLLAATMEKGFHLN, encoded by the exons ATGGCAGACGTGGACCCCGACACCCTGCTCGAGTGGCTCCAGATGGGTCAGGGCGATGAGCGCGACATGCAGCTTATTGCGCTGGAGCAGCTCTGCATGCTGCTGCTCATGTCTGACAACGTGGACCGATGCTTCGAAAC GTGCCCCCCGCGGACCTTCCTACCGGCGCTGTGCAAGATCTTCCTGGACGAGAGTGCCCCCGACAACGTTCTGGAGGTGACGGCCCGGGCCATCACATACTACCTAGATGTGTCTGCCGAGTGCACGCGCAGGATCGTTGGTGTGGACGGCGCCATTAAAGCCTTGTGCAACCGCCTGGTGGTGGTGGAGCTCAACAACAGGACCAGCAGGGACCTGGCCGAGCAGTGCGTCAAG GTCCTGGAGTTGATCTGCACCAGGGAGTCTGGTGCCGTGTTTGAGGCGGGCGGCCTGAACTGCGTGCTGAGCTTCATTCGTGACAGCGGCCACCTGGTGCACAAAGACACGCTGCACTCGGCCATGGCGGTGGTGTCGCGCCTCTGCGGCAAGATGGAGCCCCAGGACACTTCCCTGGAGACCTGCGTGGAGTCTCTGTCCAGCCTCCTCAAGCACGAAGACCACCAG GTGTCGGACGGCGCCCTGCGCTGCTTTGCCTCACTGGCTGACCGCTTCACGCGTCGTGGGGTGGATCCGGCCCCACTGGCCAAGCACGGTCTGACGGAGGAGCTCCTGTCGCGCATGGCAGCGGCGGGTGGTGGCGCCGCGCCGGGCCCCTCCTCCGCCTGCAAGCCTGGCCGCCCATTGGCCGGCGCCGCCCCCTCCACCCCCGACTCAAAGCTCAGCAACCAAGTGTCCACCATCGTCAGCCTGCTGTCCACGCTGTGCCGAGGCTCGCCGCTCGTCACCCAC GACCTGCTACGCTCCGCGCTGCTCAACTCCATGGAGTGCGCGCTGGGCGGGGATGAGCGTTGCGTGCTGGACACCATGCGCCTGGTGGACCTGCTGCTAGTGCTCCTGTTTGAGGGCCGCAAGGCGCTGCCCAAGTCCGCGGCGGGCTCCTCCAGCCGCATCCCCTGCCTGCGGCGCCTGGACAGCTCGGGAGAACGATCCCACCGGCAGCTCATCGACTGTATTCGCAGCAAAGACACGGATGCGCTCATTGACGCCATCGACACGGGAG CCTTCGAGGTGAACTTCATGGACGACGTGGGTCAGACCCTCCTCAACTGGGCGTCTGCCTTCGGCACGCAGGAAATG GTGGAGTTCCTGTGTGAGCGTGGTGCCGATGTCAACCGAGGACAGAGGTCGTCTTCGCTGCACTACGCTGCCTGTTTCGGGCGGCCGCAAGTGGCTAAG ACTCTGCTCCGTCACGGCGCCAATCCTGACCTGAGGGATGAAGATGGAAAGACCCCCCTGGATAAGGCCAGGGAGCGAGGCCACAGCGAGGTCGTGGCCATACTGCAGTCTCCGG GTGACTGGATGTGTCCAGTAAACAAGAGCgatgacaagaagaagaaagacgtcagcaaggaggagGACGAAGGAGGCGAGCCGAAAGGAGACCCCGAAATGGCACCAGTCTACCTGAAGAGACTGTTGCCTGTTTTTGCACAAACCTTCCAGCAGACCATGCTGCCTTCCATCAG GAAAGCCAGCCTGGCCCTGATCCGAAAGATGGTCCACTACAGCGGCGAGTTGCTGCTGAAGGAAGTCTGCGACGGCGAGGCGGGCCACAATCTGCCCACTGTTCTGGTGGAGATCACCGCCACCGTGCTGGACCAGGAG GATGACGACGATGGACACCTGCTGGCGCTGCAGATCATCCGAGACCTGGTGGACAAAGGGGGAGATGTTTTTCTGGACCAGCTAGCTCGACTGGGCGTCATCAACAAGGTGTCCACTCTGGCCGGACCCACGTCGGACGACGAGAACGAGGATGAGGTCAAAGCTGAGAAG GAGGAGGAAGCCCAGGAGGATGCCCGGGAGATCCTCCAAGGAAAGCCTTACCACTGGCGGGACTGGTCCATCATCAGGGGCCGGGACTGTCTATACATCTGGTCGGACGCCGCCGCCCTAGAGCTGTCCAATGGCTCCAATGGCTGGTTCCGCTTCATCCTTGACGGCAAGCTGGCCACCATGTACTCCAGCGGCAGCCCCGAGGGTGGCTCCGACAGCTCTG aGTCTCGCAGCGAGTTCCTGGAGAAGCTACAGCGTGCCAGGAGTCAAGTGAAGCCCGTCACGTCCAGCCAGCCAGTCCTGTCCGGTCTGGGTCCCGCCAAACTGACGGTGGGCAACTGGTCACTGATGTGCCTGAAGGACGGCGAGATCGCCATTCACAACTCGGACGGCCAGCAGGCCACCATCTTGAAGGAGGACCTGCCCGGCTTTGTCTTTGAGTCCAACCGGGGAACCAAACACTCCTTCACCGCCGAGACCTCGCTAG GTTCAGAGTTTGTGACGGGTTGGACGGGCAAACGGGGTCGCAAACTCAAGTCCAAGCTGGAAAAGACCAAGCAGAAAGTGAAGAGCATGGCCAGGGAGCTGTATGACGACCACTTCAAGGCGGTGGAGAGCATGCCCAGGGGCGTTGTGGTCACCCTCCGAAACATCTCCACGCAGCTGGAGTCCTCCTGGGAGCTGCACACCAACAGACAG TGCGTTGAAGGGGAGAACACGTGGAGGGACCTGATGAAGACGGCCCTGGAGAACCTGATTGTGGTGCTCAAAGACGAGAACACTATTTCACCCTATGAGATGTGCAGCAGCGGCCTGGTGCAGGCCCTCTTCATCGTGCTCAAC AGTGTTGACGTGGACCCGAAACCCGATCGGAAGCCTTTAATGGAGAGGATCAATGTCTTCAAAGCGGCCTTCAGCGAGAACGAAGACGACGAAAG CCGGCCAGCTGTCGCCTTAATCCGCAAGCTAATTGCTGTCCTGGAGTCCATCGAGCGGCTGCCGCTGCACCTGTATGACACTCCCGGCTCTGCCTACAACCTGCAG ATTCTGACCAGACGCTTGCGCTTCCGCTTGGAGCGAGCTCCGGGCGAGACGGCCCTGATCGATCGGACGGGCCGCATGCTCAAGATGGAACCGCTGGCCACCGTGGAATCTTTGGAGCAATACTTGCTCAAGATG GTGGCCAAGCAGTGGTACGACTTTGAGCGCTCCTCCTTCGTCTTCGTCAGGAAGCTGCGGGAAGGCCAGACCTTTGCCTTTAGGCATCAGCACGACTTTGACGAGAACGGCGTCATCTATTGGGTCGGAACCAACGCTAA GACGGCCTACGAGTGGGTCAACCCCGCCGCCTACGGTCTGGTGGTGGTGACGTCATCGGAAGGGCGCAACCTGCCTTATGGCCGTCTCGAAGACATCCTCAGTCGGGACGGCTCCGCCCTCAACTGCCACACCAACGACGACAAGAACGCCTGGTTCGCCGTCGACCTCGGCCTCTGGCTCATCCCCTCGGCTTACACCTTGAGACACGCCAG GGGTTATGGGCGCTCAGCGTTGAGGAGCTGGGTCTTCCAGGTGTCCAAAGACGGTCAGAACTGGAGCACGCTTTACACGCACGTGGACGACTGCAGCCTCAACGAGCCGGG GTCAACGGCTACTTGGCCCCTGGACCCGTCCAAAGATGATAAGCAGGGCTGGAGGCACATCCGCATTAAGCAGATGGGCAAGAACGCCAGCGCCCAGACGCACTACTTGTCTTTGTCGGGCCTGGAACTCTACGGCACAGTCACTGCCGTTTGCGAGGACCAACTAG GCAAAGCCGTAAAGGAGGCTGAGGCCAACCTGCGGCGCCAGCGCCGCCTCTTCCGCTCTCAAGTGATGAAATACATTGTGCCGGGCGCGCGGGTGGTGCGCGGCATCGACTGGAAGTGGCGTGACCAAGATGGAAACCCGGCCGGCGAGGGCACCGTCACCGGAGAGGCCCACAATG GCTGGATTGATGTAACCTGGGATGCCGGCGGCTCAAACTCTTACCGTATGGGCGCCGAAGGGAAGTTTGACCTCAAGCTTGCTCCGGGGTACGACCCCGAGTCGGCTGCCTCAGCACCGTCACCCAAACCTGTCTCATCCGCTGTTTCAGGCCCCGCCTTTGGCGCGCTGGGACCCTCCCCGACCCCGGCAGCCGGCGGCGGCAACTCCGCGTCCACGCCGTCCTCGTGGAGCAGTCTGGTGAAAAATAACTGTCCAGACAAGGGCGGGGCCTCAGCGCTAAGCGGAGTCGGCTCTTCCAGCCGCAAGGGCAGCAACAGCTCCGTGTGCAGCGTGGCCTCCTCCTCAGACATCAGCCTGAGCTCCTCCCTTGGAGGGCGGCCAGACAAGCGGACCGAGGGGCCTCTCCCGGGCTGCCGGGAGGGCAGCGGCGCCATAGGCGGGGCCGGCTCCGAAGGCCGGCGACAGGAAGCCGTCGTGGTGCTGCCCTCGGCCGCGGAGGGTGCCGACGGCACCAAAGACCCATCCGACCCGGCGGCAGCCATCTCCATGGGCCTGGTCAGCGTGAGCTCGCCGGACGTAAGCTCCGTCTCAGAGTCCCCAAGTAAGGACGCGCCTCCCCAGAGGCCTTTGTGCTCTGCCGCCAACGCCCGCCTCTCGGTCAGCTCGTTGCTGGCGGCTGGTGCCCCTATGAGCTCCAGCGCCAGCGTGCCCAATCTGTCGTCGCGCGAGGCCAGCCTCATGGAGTCGTTTGTGCGCCGTGCGCCCAACATGTCCCGCACCAACGCCACCAACAACATGAACCTGAGCCGCAGCAGCAGCGACAACAACACCAACACGCTGGGCCGCAATGTCATGAGCGCGGCAA CATCTCCCCTCATGGGCGCCCAGAGCTTCCCCAACCTCACCACCACAGGCACCACCTCCACCGTCACCATGTCCACGTCCATCGTCACCAGCAGCAACAATGTTGCCACGGCGACCACTGGTCTGTCGGTGGGACAGATGCTCAGCAACACCTTGACCGCCAGCCTCACCTCCACATCCAGCGAGAGCGACACAGGGCAGGAGGCTGAGTTCTCGCTCTACG ACTTCCTGGACAGCTGCCGCGCAAACACACTACTGGCCGAGCTGGAAGACGAGGAGGACCTGCCAGAGCCcgatgacgatgacgacgagAACGAGGACGATAATCAGGAGGATCAGGACTACGAGGAGGTCCTG gaggaggaggaatacGAGACCAAAGGTGGTCGCAGAAGGACGTGGGATGACGACTTTGTCCTCAAGAGGCAGTTCTCGGCTTTGGTCCCGGCCTTCGACCCTCGGCCCGGAAGGACCAACGTGCAGCAGACCACCGACCTGGAGATCCCCTCGCCGG GGACTCCCTGCTCAGAGGTGCAGGAGGAGGTGGAGTGCGCTCCGTCCCCACACCTGGCCCTCACTCTCAAG gtGGCAGGTCTGGGCGCAACACGGGAGGTGGAACTTCTTCTGTCCGACTACAAGTCCACCATCTTCTTCTACGTCCAGCGGCTCCTGCAGCTCTCGTGCAACGGCGCCGTCAAGACAGACAAGCTGCGGCGCATTTGGGAGCCAACTTACAC GATCATGTACAGAGAGCTGAAGGACGCAGACAAGGAAAGCGACAAGACG GACGTGTGTGAGCACAGCGTGGGCCGCAGTGGTGGCCCGAGTCCCGGCGCCTCGCCAAGCGAGCGCGGCGGTGACATCTTGGCCTGTGGCGGGGAGGCGCAGGCCAAGGCGGGCTCAGCGCACAGCGCCTGCAGCGTGGAAGATGTCCTGCAGCTGCTGCGCATCCTCTACATCATCGGGGGAGACGGCACCTCCAATGCCCGCACGCTGCAAGAAG ACGCGGACGAGCTGCAGTTCAACGCCTCGCCAGACGAGTTCACCAGCAAGAAAATCACCACCAAGATTCTGCAGCAGATCGAGGAGCCGCTGGCCCTGGCCAGCGGCGCGCTGCCTGACTGGTGCGAGCGCCTCACCTCCAAGTGTCCTTTCCTCATCCCCTTCGAGACCCGACAGCTCTTCTTCACTTGCACCGCCTTTGGAGCCTCCAG GGCCATCGTGTGGCTGCAGAACCGCCGTGAGGCCACCATGGAGCGGTCGCGGCCATCCACCGCCGTCCGCCGGGACGACCCCGGTGACTTTCGGGTGGGCCGTCTCAAGCATGAGCGCGTCAAAGTGCCCCGAGGTGACACCATGATGGAGTGGGCCGAGGCCGTCATGCAGATTCACGCCGACAGGAAGTCCGTGTTAGAG GTGGAGTTTCAGGGAGAGGAGGGCACTGGTCTGGGACCCACTTTGGAGTTTTACGCTTTGGTGGCGGCGGAATTCCAGACCACCTCCTTGGGAATTTGGTTGTGTGACGACGACTTCCCCGACGATGAATCCAGACAG GTGGACCTGGGCGGTGGCCTTAAGCCGCCGGGCTACTACGTGCAGCGTTCGTGTGGCCTCTTCCCTGCGCCGTTCCCACAGGACAGCGAGGAGCTGGAGCGCATCAGCAAGCTCTTTCGCTTCCTGGGCGTCTTCCTGGCCAAGTGCATCCAGGACAACCGGCTGGTGGACCTGCCCATCTCGCAACCCTTCTTCAAGCTGCTCTGCATGGGCGACATCAAATCCAACATGAGCAAGCTGCTCTACTCGTCGCAGGGCGCCGCCGACCTGGAGCGCTCGCCGCCGTCCGACGTGCGCTCCGAGGCGTCCACCGAGGAGAGCCGGGAGACCTTCTCGGTGGGGAGCTTCGACGACGACTCCAAGTCAGAGTTCATCATGGACCCGCCCAAGCCCAAACCCCCCGCCTGGTACCACGGCATCCTCACTTGGGACGACTTCCAGCTGGTCAACCCGCACAG GGCCAGCTTTCTGAAGGAGGTCAAGGATCTGGCAGTGAAAAGGCGGCAGATCCTGACCTGTAAAATTCTGTCCGAGGACGAGAAGAACACGCGACTGCAGGATCTGACGCTTCTGAACACCCTGGGCTCCGGACCCCCGCTCGGCATTGAAGACCTCGG GTTGAACTTCCAGTTCTGTCCATCTTCCAAAGTTCACGGTTTCTCGGCCGTGGACCTCAAACCCAACGGAGACGACGAG ATGGTGACCGTGGAGAACGCCGAGGACTACGTGGAGTTAATGTTTGACTTCTGCATGCACATGGGGATACAGAAACAGATGGAGGCGTTCAGAG AGGGTTTCAACTGCGTTTTCCCGATGGAGAAGTTGAGCTCGTTCAGCCACAAAGAAGTTCAGATGATCCTGTGTGGCAACCAGTCGCCTTCGTGGActtctgatgacatcatcaactaCACTGAGCCAAAGCTGGGCTACACCAGAGACAG CGCGGGCTTCCTGCGCTTCGTGCGCGTCCTGTGCGGAATGTCGTCGGACGAGAGGAAAGCCTTCCTGCAGTTCACCACTGGCTGCTCCACGCTGCCTCCTGGAGGCCTGGCCAACCTGCACCCACGCCTCACCATCGTCAGAAAG GTGGACGCGACGGACTCGAGCTACCCGTCGGTCAACACGTGCGTTCACTACCTGAAGTTGCCCGAGTACTCGTCCGAGGATATCATGAGGGAACGTCTGCTGGCTGCCACCATGGAGAAGGGCTTCCACCTCAACTGA